GTATGTGCACTTTTCCTTTAAAatgagtaatttctgacgtttgaataaattagtcagaaattattattctgacggcacgattgagaggttcgcgggttgttatgggatgtgctaggaatttataggctttgcgcgggagatttaggtcattctaggtccgttAGTCGCTCGCGTTCGctctattttcttttcttttgtaatctttgtatgagagagtttatcttgtaatgtattttttgtatattgatcagtcgtaccctgtcctcggggtcttgtgctgctgcattaggtgaggaatacgtttccacatattttttggccacatctaaagggtggttttttagtggtttttcgtatctggcgtagcactgtttctatttcctaGAAACAACAGAGGTAACTTCCTAAGATCTGGGTCAGGAtaaattgtacatctgatgactgacggatgcatcctcaataaactttcactttcaatgtctcatgttagtgtagtcagaatttTTAATGGTTTATACCTCATGTAAAAAGTCAATTTCCAGAACAAATCTGGTACTTCCCATTAAGAAATTTCCCTCTCTTGTCAGCTACCCAGGAATGCGATGATGTTGTGAAGCCTTACGTGTACTAGCATCCAATTTCCGCTCTGTAATCTGTCAAGTGGTCAGTTATAGGAGGTTCacgacaaaataaaatttcaacTTATTAGCTCTAAAAGTGGTCGCGGTGCTTTTGAGAGGTGGTCACTGACAAGAGGTTCTAAATGTAGTGATTTTACAAATGTACTTTGAACCTTGgtattttggaaaagtggtGGTCTGAGAAGAGGTGGTCGCAACCTGAGGTTCGACTGCATATCTAATTACCATCAAACATTCTACAAACATCTTTGTGATcacaaaacttcaaattttaaacttagttttgtatctgagcaacataattGCAAGACTTAATAACAAGTGCTGAGCCCAGCACTAGAGCCTTGACTCAATCGGCATAAAAGTAGGCTGTTGGACAATGTTTTGGACTTGCAGACCCCTATCAATCATAAATGAGTGatcaaaatctttttttaaacaagaatataataataataatattgcaaCATTTTATGCATTCAGCTtcattaatgattttttttaacttcatgCTTTTCTTTGCGTATCTTTTGTTAGTGTTTGTATAATTCGTTGTGCAAGATTTTCTGTGTACTCCAAATAGGGGTTCATCCATTTCGTAAGGACATTGGTTTAATTGGTCTTAACAAACTGATGAACTTGTCGCATGCACACAGAATGATAAGAAAGCAAAATGAGTAAAATGTCATAAACATGGCCTACTAGTGCCAGGTCCCTATCTTAGCTAAGGTCAAACGGATTATGCTCTCTCTCCCCCCAAGTCTCTAGTGGTTGTTATTCTGTTAACATGCAGATAGGGGCAGTTAAGACTGACAGAGTCAAATAAGCAAAACCCAATGGGTGTCTTAAATTGGTTACTGTTTAGGCTATCACTGAGTGTCCATAAGTTGGCAGTGTTCATAGTTCCAGCAAGTCTTTTTTGTTGTAATCCATTAGCTGTCACAAAGCTGAGGGATGATGCTTCTTTGCTTGGGACTCAGGTGCACAGAAGGTGTAGCTGGACTTGCAGGTGGTAGATTACCAACAGCTTATGGTTGAATGGTCAGGGTTAGGGGTGACGGAGTGCTGCTGTGCCCAGGACTGGGGCTAGATGGTCCAGGTGCAAGTAGGCCTGCTGGGGGTGGTACCAGTGGAGGGGTTGCAGGTGGCTGCCCAGAAGATGGAGGTGAAATTGGCAAAGAGGCAGGTTCAGGCGGTGAAGGAGCCATGGGATGGTGTTGAAGTGGCAGCCTGGCAAAGTGCCGAAGATTGTCATTGATGGTATGTCAAGGTTGCAGGGCATGCACAGAGATGTATTTCTGCATGACCCTATGGTTGAGTGTGGTGAGTCTGCCAGAGCCATTGGCCTGCACCACATACTGGTCGTACTGGCATACCTCAATAGCAATCCCAGTCTTATCCCATATGGTGGGGTGTGGGCCAGTTTGATTTTTCATCcaaaacatgtcttgattaaatatgaacttcaaaaacatcagTTGGTTCATCAAagtgatattattattattattattattattattattattattattattattattattattattattattattactattattacaaCAATTTGCAGCCATCTTATCTCGGTAAGTAAAGTGTACTGGTGTGTCCAAGTAACGGAATTACTCCAAGGTCACATTAGCAGAGTAAAGTAATTAAGGAgtctcaaaccagttttaacactttaacccactgactcctagAAGTGGAACTTAAAGAGATTTTACGCTGTCTAACACCATAcgattttatttgtcaatgggGGTGGTTCAGGTCTTAATAAGTTAAAATTTAACGAACCGTTTCATGTGATGGCAAATGTTATGTTACTAAATGAAACACTGATAATTGCTTGACAAGGTGCACTCATTGATGTGACATAATACATGtaggttaccgtggcaacaaaAAGACATCTAAAATGTCTTTAAATGCATTCTTCTCAAAACCAGCCTTCATGTCACCCATTTTTTTGGGACTGAAAAGTGATTCATATGCTACTATGAAACCCTCTGCAAAGTTATGAAAAATTCTCTAAGTCAGAGCCACCTTCAAATTTTCCAGTTGtaaaggtggctatgaatcttcTCTAGAGAATTTCTAATTAGGGATTTGTTTTCCAGGGGATTGATGTCTCCCTTAAATGGCCAAATGATCTTTATTTTGGTCATGAGGTAAAGATTGGAGGTGTCATTGTAACATCGTCTGCTGCAGGTGATACCTTAAGTGCTGTCATAGGCAAGTATTACACCTTTTGAATTACTGACTTAAAGAGTAAATCTCTGGAGAACAGTGAGTGAGTTCATAGTGTAACTTAGCTGCCACAATTTCAAGAATTCAATAGCTCTTTTATATTGGATCCATCCCCCATCCTGATCACCTTTGTTAACTTTTGTGTAACCTTGATTTAATTCTCATTGCAGGAGTGGGTGTTAATTTGGCCAACAGAGAACCCACTATTAGCATCAATGAAATTATTTCCCTGTACAACAAGGATCATCAAACATTCTTACAGCCCCTGTCTATAGAAGAAACCATGGCAAGAACAGTAAACAATATTGAGACATTGGTTAATGACTTTCAAAACAACGGAGTGGGCCCTTTCCTTGAAAAGTACTACAATCGGTGGCTTCACAGGTATGTATAATTATTTTGAGTAAACTCAAAACACACACTGCACTTGCCTGGTGTAGGGAATGCACAGAAATTCTCACATACACACTGTCAGTAACATAATCCATTATAGTTCCAAAAAGTCAGTTTAAAGTGGCTACTTCAAAATTAATACACCCTGTGTAGAGAAAAGTCAGCTTTTGCATGGGTACTCCCCACCCCCACCCTAATGGGCCTTTCCCTCATCCTCTCAGTGCATTTCAGAATGGTTCTTGTCAGTTTAGTGCTTGGGAGTGCATATGAGCTTTTATTTATATCAAAGTAAACATGACGATGATTTACTGCAGTTAAGATGGTGTAATTAAGCCTTGCAGTCCTTCTCTTTATTCTTGACTTTCAAACAATAGTTTTAAAAATTAGTATTAATTGACagtatttcttttttcagcaATGCGAAAGTGAAGCTCTGTGTCACTGACACTCCAGAAGATGTCACAATAACTGGACTTGATCATTTTGGTTTCTTATTGGTCGAAACAAAGTCTGGAAAGACACTGTCTGTTCAGCCAGATGGAAATAGTTTTGATATGCTAAAAAATCTTATTACTATTAAAAAATAGTGAGGAAAGTGGATAAGAGTCAGGTGCCAAATAGTAATACTTATAAAAGAGACACAGATTGAATTGATTGTAATGGGCCTAAATTTACCCAGTTGGGttagcccattgactcctgggggttccccattgacgagtaaaatcgtctggcattagacagagtaaaatactaagtaagGCCGGTttagggatgaatgggttaaggaGGAATGCTCAATGTCTTAGTTGACCTGATTTTAGACACTAAACATAATAACATTTTCTTTAAGTATAATATTGTATGTGCAAAAACCATGAAACAAATCAACATGCAATGTTTACAATATCATTGGCAGTGTTCCATCACATTTACAAGAAAGGAATTTACTACATGTAGATTATACCAGAATGATTTACTTTTGCTGCATAAAACCAACTGACATGAAAACAGTATTATCAGGGTCACTCGCCGATGTAGACACATTGCATTGCAACATTACAGACACACCTTGTGGGTGTGGccacaaaaaggaaaaactgaTTTCCTCAAATGTTCCCTATGTAGCCTTGaagctttaaagtgctactaagGTTAAAAATcacttctcgtttttcttcgtATTTTGAAAGTTTTTGTGCTAAATACTCGAAATGCAAGATTTTATGCAATCATTTCAAGAGaaaaactgtttgttttgaaaacaatattattttttcatttaactgCCAGCCATTAGTTGGTGGGGTTCCGACCGATAAGCCctcagagagctggatcgatGAGAAAGTGaagtcatttactcactagcttaaaaataCAGTGTGTGAATGTGACTTTCGTTAGTAAACACAAATTTGACAAtctgaaagccaaaaactcTTCTACTAATATGCTtcatttttaagctagtgagtaaatggcCTCACTTTCTTGTCGATTCAAATCTCTGAAAGCTTGTTGGTCGGAAGTGCAAAAAGTAATGGCAGGGcaataaattgaaaaatttCGCCTGTTGAGCATTCAACGCAAGTACTTTTGAAATgggtattaaaagaaaaactgatttttttctggTGACGGTAGTGCCACTTTAAGAGAGTGATTGTTATTAATTTTGAggataaaacagaaaaaaaaaccacactAATATGGCAAGATTGCTTTGAACTGATTTGTGCAATAAACCCTATAGCCTGATGTGGAAGCTGTGAGTCATTCTCTCTTTGACATAAATTTACACCCACATGAACAAGGTATCGCACTGcaacaattttgaaacaattcgAGGAATGATTTGATTAGTttatttgaagtttgtcctcAAGTTGTATTATTTGGAAGGTCAAAGACTATTGGTGGATGGAAGGGCCTGTACTGAACAGTAAGAGATGAGGCATTGACAAATGTTGTTATTCCATCTGTTGTTATGCCATACCCTGAAAAAGATAATGTCAAAGTGTGGAGTAAACTAAAATTTAACAAGcaatacttgtacatgtaatagaaacaagttgctcAATACAGCCAGCTTTTTTTGTGAATGTAGAGAAACAAGTCTTGACAATGTTAAGGTAAAGGAGTATCTTAACCTGTTttttatgaaataaaattttcctgtGGAAATTACCTTCATGTATGTGTCCAAAAATGTGGTACTTTGGCTTGACACGGGATTGCACAGTGTGCAAGAGATTTAGGCATCCAGCTCTTTCATTGGATACTGTGTGATCTCCGTGACCTATAAAACAGGTGCAACAAAAATTAGCTCTTGCAAGGCAACTGGTTACAAATTACTTTTATCCAGGCTTGACCTTGTCTactgtctgttttttttttgtgactgTAGAATAATAAAGAGTAATCTATTATTTTGTTAACCATTCATCCAATACATAATTGCTGTAAGTAGAGTCTTTTTCAATGAAGAACCTTAAATTTCCATGGGGTTTTAAAGCTGCAGAATACAAGCAACATTttagccaaacttgttgtgcaaCATTGATGCCGGGGGAAGGATTGGATTTGGATCTCCAGGATCATCCATGCATGCCCTTGGAACACATCAAGCTTGACTTATAAAAACCTTCAAACAAGGGAGAGAGCATTGGAAGAGCTAGCAGAAAAATATACTTTGAAAAAACTTACTTCACACTCCAGACGTCAACTAATAAAGAAGAGAGCCACACACTTTTTGGCTGCAGACAGCAACAACCAATCAGTAGCAGAATTATTTACATTAGCGAAAATTTGCAACAATcatttttgttgcgtgacaattTAGTTTAAGGAAGGAAGTGGTAGGACGTGCAACATCGCTCTTCAACTTGCATGGCATCAATGTTGCATGACATGTTTGGCAAAAATGTTGCTTATAGGTATTTCCTATATTTTCCATATAGGTAGGTATTtccaatattgccaacagatctattttttattaatttttgccgaatgtccaaatttaaaataaattggatagtttttgctCGTCAGGAATAGGCTTGGATAAATTCTACTGGCAGAATTTCGAGCAGAATAAGCCATTTTTGAGGCGAGCATTCTGCTGGATTTTCAAGCAGAATAAGGGAAAATCAGTGGTACTAATGATATGCATGACAGTTGcgagaaaaatttaaaactaaataagaaaacaaatggaaaataccttttgtttgatttgattattTGCCCTAAAGTAAGATGAATTACAATAATGCTATGCATAATGAATACCTAATTAGTTTTTTAGAGCTTAGGCCCAGGCTCCCTTctattttgtaaaaataaatatgGCCCAAAGGGTCGAACATTTTTTCTGATACCAAGCAGAATTCAAGCAGAATAAGGGTGTATGAGTAGAATTTTgacaccggaagtgaacattcgCTCACCAGGACAGTGGCTTCTGCAGATTTcaaaactaatcatctctaacaGTGAGAATTGCTCTCATccaattatttacaaattggacagcatgtcGTCCTGTTATTACATATACTAAGTATCCTCACTGGTAATTGTAAAAAATTCCTACTTCTCACCCAGAGGTGGGCCATGTGTGACTAGAATGTCAATTCCCTGCGGAATTTTGTTCCACATTTCTTGTATGGAATCACCACGTGCCTTCATGAATGACCAGTTGAAAAACTCTGGTGTCCTGAAATGGAAATGAGAATAAAGACCTGTAATAAAGTTTAACCCTGACTGATACCAAGTGAAGTGAGATAGAGCATACTGGTCGTCAATATTTTGAATGTCTGAAAATCACTGCTTTGGGTTGGTAGAGCattaaaatgcattgtatttTCTCCATTTTCTTTCATTACTTCTGAAATACACAACAAACTGCCTACTCCAAAATTTTCTGACAAACTTTCATGCCAAAGTGCTATCTCTTTAtctatttctttgtttcacttctCCAATGCTGCACCACAGTTTTCTTTAGGAAACTAAACCCCCTTCTCCTTGACGCTACACTAACGTAAGTCTTTTTTAAGGCAGCTACAGTTCCTTGATAGATTGGACCACAAAACCATTAAATTGTGTGTGCAGAGAGTTTTGGTCACATGGTTGCAAGTCAAGGATAGACCAATTTCAGTATAATCAGTCCTAAACAataggcatcatctcgaggctatGGGGAATAAAATCataggatttgtatgagtttatttcccTAAGCCTTgagatgataccttttgttcaggactgaattttagTATATCAGAATTGGTGTATTAGATATGCACAAGAATTTCAGAGCTGAAAAATTGGTGTTAAAgagctactgtgatcaaaaaatcacttcttttttgcccaactggcaaaattttgagctttgatttttatccaaaggcttttTACTTGAGTTTGAATTATTGATTTCAAGTTCTGCCATTACCCACGTcaaaaactgaccgattggacctcagagggttggatctagagtaaagtgacatcatttactcactagcttaaaattgcagAATGTAACTGCAGCTTATATgactttaaaagtctgaaagcccaaaactcctgtgctggaTATTAATTCAGCAgcatacacatgcattgcattccaAAAAGTCTTTGACGTTATTTCTCCtagatccagctctctcaagattctaaagctagtaatggcagaccatttaacaggaaaattcaagttaaataaacaggtgtcttttttaaatcaaggcttcgCACTTGattcacttagtgtttagttaacatagttttgaaataaaaaaaaaacaagaattgattttttttggtcatagtagcactttaaacagGCAACCTAAAACAGGCAGCTTCTTCAGGTACAAGGgcagaaattacgtaaaacaaaagaaacaaaagacagagcacaaaacaactccaaataaagactaatcctgAATTACccaaaacacaatgctttccggtacctgcagaaagacccctAAAACATGAGGTATTGTGGCTGATCGGACGTACACAAAACAAGGACCCCAGGGCCATGGACCACCACtgtggaccccttcatggacctggtccatggactacccctgtggactgccccttattttgaaaagctacaagcagaaaaatctttagacaagaaaaagaagtcatcctggcacttatctggacaatttaagcaataattattgtctcttacagagacatgaaaaattcaggaggcctcaatgggatttgaacccatgacctctacgatgccggtgcaatgctctaccaagtGAACTATGAAACCACTCATTTGAGAGCAAgtcatgttttgcatacgtCGTCCTCTTGGGGCCTTAGCATGCCTTTTTGGCCTGGCCTGTCTTATGCCACCTTGGTAGGTCTGGACTCAGCTGACCGGTTGGCTCGGTTGAGCATTGGACTACTGTGTGGGAGGTCGCTGGTTGATATCAAAACcctggctggaccaacactcatggtctttaaataactgaggagaaaatgctgcctttatAATGACAtcagcaaatggttagactatCTAGTCTTATCAGATAAGGATGATAAACCGTAGGTTCCTGCAATGGCCGAAGAAATATTtcatcatttgtttttttctcaattaAGGGCTTGCGCGCTTTGTGTGTAGGCGAGGATTGCGTGTACATATCATGCGAGCAAGTACCATGTAGGATGTAGGTATATGTGCAAAAGCAGTCTGGCAAAGTTCCCCGCAAAGTGTTGTTCATTGAGCCTGAAAAGCCCCTAGGGGAGTGCTCAACTACATATTAGGTGGTATAGGTGTctaaaagagacaattgcttaaatcagtagcccaATGCCTAGGAGCAACGTTTTCACAGACTGCAATTTATTGACGTCATTGCGTCACCTAACGGGAAATGTTGTTGTTTCTAgctgaaaaggtagtctaaaagtAGATTGGTCCGCAAAACTGCCTTGGCATAGGCTTAATATGGAAGCTGTTCACACCtagtccagataagtgcgacaatcacttctttctttcgtctaaaaatttttttgcttgtaactttacaaaaggGTAAGGGGTGGTCCACTGGGGTAGTCCCTAGACCTAGGGCCTATGTTTTGTACATGTCCTGGCTGATCTTTCATacaccggatccgaaataattaatgtccataaaacaaaagagcaaagcgaacataacaagaCTTAATtaacaaggcctaatcggaatgacaatgtttcttttgtcctccgccatttagtccggtatatgaaagtcaaCCGGCATTGTGGACAAATTTCGATGAACCCTAACCccgggggggggtactcgatgtatccttggttggggaggtgcgacgcggcccctcataccctgaccctgtttaagacaaatatcgctgattttcgtacccattttaagacagaattccgatttttgataccctgtttaagacatttaacccagttttaaacatttaacccagttttaaacaaaaattgataaatcgataccctgattaagacaaataatgataaattcgataccctgttcaagacaaaaatcccgaaaaacataccctggctggccgcacgtccccattaagcccttatgagggagtacccccccccccgggaccCTAACCCCTCTTGATCTCGTACCACGGAGAGCCAAAAATTCGAAATCCCAGTACGTTTACTTCCTCGTCTTCTAAATAAATACAATTGGTGAGTTGCTTCTGAATTTCTTTGGGATCTTCTCTTTGGCACGAAAAATAGCTCCAAAGTGAGTCGTAACTTTCCAGGTCAAACGAAATGTCGTGGTTGCCAGCGATCACAACTTTGTGTGGATGACTCAAAGTACTTAAAAATTTGTTGAAATGAACCACTTGATCCCGTGTTCCACAGTTTGTAAAGTCTCCTGCATGAATTAAAACATCCCCATCAGGTATGGGGTGCTCAAGTCTGTCCGTCCTGTTATGCGTATCAGAAATGCACACGAATCTGGTGTGACCAGCCGGCTTTGCATTGCTATAATCAGTCGGTTGGAGTCTTTTCACAGTCTGTGAGGACTGAATTAATTTCCATGCCGTAGTTGGTTCGTTGACGTGGTTTTGTAGAACATTTTCCACGCTGCAAGTTCCCAACGTTTTCATCTTCGAGAATAGCTTGTCCATCTCGAATCTATCAGGCGTCAATGAAAGATCCTTGGTCCCAGACCTCAGATCACTTGTAAGGTGTTAGTCCATGTGGTGGCCTTTGTGCGTGTAATAATAAAACCGTTTTGCATGAAACATTCTGTCAGTCTTTAATATTAGCCACTTGTTGCTGCCACAAGTCGTgacattaagtgttttgttttttgatatTATGCCGGGTAAAAAAGCATCAAAAGAG
Above is a window of Montipora capricornis isolate CH-2021 chromosome 6, ASM3666992v2, whole genome shotgun sequence DNA encoding:
- the LOC138054531 gene encoding metallophosphoesterase MPPED2-like isoform X2 — translated: MDKLFSKMKTLGTCSVENVLQNHVNEPTTAWKLIQSSQTVKRLQPTDYSNAKPAGHTRFVCISDTHNRTDRLEHPIPDGDVLIHAGDFTNCGTRDQVVHFNKFLSTLSHPHKVVIAGNHDISFDLESYDSLWSYFSCQREDPKEIQKQLTNCIYLEDEEVNVLGFRIFGSPWTPEFFNWSFMKARGDSIQEMWNKIPQGIDILVTHGPPLGHGDHTVSNERAGCLNLLHTVQSRVKPKYHIFGHIHEGYGITTDGITTFVNASSLTVQYRPFHPPIVFDLPNNTT
- the LOC138054531 gene encoding metallophosphoesterase domain-containing protein 1-like isoform X1: MDKLFSKMKTLGTCSVENVLQNHVNEPTTAWKLIQSSQTVKRLQPTDYSNAKPAGHTRFVCISDTHNRTDRLEHPIPDGDVLIHAGDFTNCGTRDQVVHFNKFLSTLSHPHKVVIAGNHDISFDLESYDSLWSYFSCQREDPKEIQKQLTNCIYLEDEEVNVLGFRIFGSPWTPEFFNWSFMKARGDSIQEMWNKIPQGIDILVTHGPPLGHGDHTVSNERAGCLNLLHTVQSRVKPKYHIFGHIHEGNFHRKILFHKKQVKILLYLNIVKTCFSTFTKKAGCIEQLVSITCTSIAC